In the genome of Leishmania panamensis strain MHOM/PA/94/PSC-1 chromosome 17 sequence, one region contains:
- a CDS encoding ferrochelatase-like protein (TriTrypDB/GeneDB-style sysID: LpmP.17.1430), whose protein sequence is MPDTPGPTKALLLVNLGTTTAPTAPAIRSFLREFLSDRRVVDVSRIIWYLILYGFVLPFRPLRIIPLYKSIWINKGSGIVINGKTEGSPLALYTESLVSKVQALLKTTAGGEVVLRYSMRYGANNIASTLKALHDEFPTVRELVVLPLFPQYTSTTSASIYDEVFKFYTDTKRRCIPGLRTVRDYAENPVYIEALGESLMCSIKAYVTENADIVKDWRLALTDLLPEIGIIITYHSIPVRYVEEHDDYPQRCKATTAAIMAYIEAESGMSFSACLVHVYQSQFGSQPWLCPTLTDAAAAFPLPAHDSRKVAFSDAHHNKALLSKQAKVCFAMAPGFAVDCVETLSEIKLEAAEVFKKNGGRRFIYVPCLNDSDAHVKVLISVFGA, encoded by the coding sequence ATGCCGGATACTCCTGGCCCTACAAAagctctgctgctggtgaACCTGGGCACGACGACTGCACCAACTGCACCGGCAATTCGCAGCTTCCTGCGCGAGTTTCTTTCCGATCGCCGTGTCGTTGATGTGTCGCGGATTATCTGGTATTTGATTCTCTACGGCTTTGTCCTGCCTTTCCGCCCCCTCAGGATCATTCCCCTGTACAAGTCCATCTGGATCAACAAAGGTTCTGGCATTGTCATCAATGGTAAAACGGAGGGGTCACCTCTAGCCCTGTACACGGAAAGCCTTGTCTCCAAGGTGCAGGCACTTTTGAAGACCACCGCAGGCGGGGAAGTTGTGCTGCGTTACTCGATGCGCTATGGAGCGAATAACATCGCATCAACGCTCAAGGCGCTACACGACGAGTTCCCAACGGTCCGTGAGTTGGTTGTTCTTCCGTTGTTCCCGCAGTACACCTCCACAACGTCCGCGAGCATTTACGACGAGGTGTTCAAGTTCTACACGGATACTAAGCGCCGCTGCATTCCAGGGCTGCGAACCGTTCGTGACTATGCCGAGAACCCGGTCTACATCGAGGCTCTGGGAGAGAGTCTCATGTGCAGCATCAAGGCATACGTCACTGAGAACGCCGACATCGTCAAGGATTGGAGGTTAGCCCTGACCGACTTGCTCCCAGAGATTGGTATCATTATCACGTACCACAGCATCCCTGTTCGCTACGTCGAGGAACATGATGACTACCCGCAGCGCTGTAAGGCCACCACAGCGGCCATCATGGCCTACATAGAGGCCGAGTCCGGCATGTCCTTTAGCGCCTGCCTAGTGCACGTCTACCAGTCTCAGTTTGGCAGTCAACCGTGGCTTTGTCCGACTCTcaccgacgcagctgctgcctttcCCCTTCCAGCCCACGACTCAAGGAAAGTGGCTTTCAGTGATGCTCACCACAATAAAGCCCTCTTATCTAAGCAGGCCAAGGTCTGTTTTGCCATGGCGCCGGGCTTTGCTGTGGACTGTGTGGAGACCCTGAGCGAGATCAAACTGGAGGCTGCTGAGGTCTTCAAAAAGAACGGGGGCCGCAGGTTTATTTACGTTCCCTGCCTCAACGACAGTGACGCCCACGTTAAAGTGCTCATCTCAGTCTTTGGCGCCTGA
- a CDS encoding hypothetical protein (TriTrypDB/GeneDB-style sysID: LpmP.17.1440) — protein MTILKMEFFHVVDPVTLAPVSYARVALELALAVVCTVLLGACLQVLPERLLRYSQTARAKVPREAVAVVAAAAATKPAMLKKLSTTPSATSSPSSTAPPAPPKIAPSAPPAALAERTLDDVLESFFEGESLLTEALIDATAHSSTPTVETPPANTTAGKPTQPSPPKTSDFSRDLAAKMTRGLHSQARLATAAPPPKTASKLQETGDTADKRLEDALDAYMEEEQLLDEAVLDSALEAAHTT, from the coding sequence ATGACCATTCTCAAAATGGAGTTTTTTCACGTTGTCGACCCCGTGACACTGGCACCGGTGTCGTACGCGCGCGTGGCGCTGGAGCTGGCACTGGCCGTCGTCTGTACAGTGCTACTCGGTGCGTGCTTGCAAGTTTTGCCCgagaggctgctgcgctacTCCCAGACTGCCCGTGCTAAGGTGCCGCGTGAGGCCGTAGCAGTggtggccgcagctgcggccaccAAGCCTGCCATGCTAAAGAAGCTTTCTACCACCCCCTCGgccacttcctctccctcttccacggcacctccggcgccgccgaagaTAGCTCCCTCAGCGCCTCCGGCTGCTCTGGCAGAGCGCACGCTGGACGACGTCCTGGAGTCGTTCTTCGAAGGGGAGAGTCTTCTCACCGAGGCCCTAATCGACGCCACGGCGCACTCTTCGACACCAACGGTGGAGACGCCGCCAGCTAACACGACAGCTGGGAAGCCCACTCAACCGTCCCCCCCCAAAACAAGCGACTTCTCCAGGGACCTGGCCGCCAAAATGACCAGAGGACTGCACAGCCAGGCGCGccttgccaccgctgctcctcctcccaaGACGGCATCAAAGCTGCAGGAGACAGGCGACACGGCCGATAAGCGGCTAGAGGACGCTCTGGACGCAtacatggaggaggagcaactGCTGGATGAGGCAGTGCTGGACAGCGCGCTtgaagcagcacacacaacGTAA